CGTCGAGGACGGTGACGCTGACCGCGATCCCGGCGGCTTCGGCGGCCTCGCGGGCGGCGCCGAGGAGGACCTCGGCGTCCTCGGTGGTCAGGGGGGCGACGGCGGTGGTGACGGACATGGAGGGGCTCCTGCCGGATCGGGTGGGGCGGGGGTCGGGTCAGTGGTGGGGCGGGGGTCGGGTCAGTGGTGGGCCGGGACGGCGGCGTTTTCGGGGGCGGCGCCCGTCACCACGCGGCTCGCGGCGGCGCGTGCGCCCGTACGCCGTTCCAGCGCGCCCGAGACGAGGGCGAGGACGAGCGCGGAGGCGGCCAGTGCGGCGCCGACCCAGTTCGGGGCGGTCCAGCCGAGACCGGCGGCGATGACCAGCCCGCCGAGCCAGGCGGCGAGCGCATTGCCGAGGTTGAAGGCGCCGATGTTGACGGCGGAGGCGAGCGTGGGGGCGCCCGCGGCCTGGTCGAGGACCCGCTTCTGGAGCGGCGGCACGGTCGCAAAACCGAGGGCGCCGATGAGGACGACGGTGACGGCGGCGGCGGCCTTGTCGTGCGCCGTGAGGGTGAAGACCGACAGGACGACGGCCAGCGCCCCGAGCGACACGTACAGCATCGGCATCAGCGCGCGGTCGGCGAACCGGCCGCCGATGAGGTTGCCGGCGACCATGCCGAGACCGAAGAGGACCAGCAGCCAGGTGACGGAGGTGTCGGCGAAGCCGGCGACGTCGGTCATCATCGGGGTGATGTAGGTGATGGCGGCGAACACCCCGCCGAAACCGAGGACGGTCATCGCCATGGCGAGCAGGACCTGGACGTTGCGGAACGCGGCGATTTCGTGGCGGATGCGGACGCCCTCGGGCCGGGGAAGTTCGGGGACCAGCTTGGCGATGCCGAGCAGGCCGAGCACGCCGAGTGCGGCCACGATCATGAAGGTGACGCGCCAGCCGAGGGTCTGGCCGACGAGGGTGCCGAGGGGGACGCCGACCACGTTGGCGACGGTCAGGCCGGTGAACATCATGGCGATGGCGCCGGCCTTCTTCTCCGGGGCGACCAGTCCGGCCGCCACGACCGAGCCGATGCCGAAGAAGGCGCCGTGGGCGAGGGAGGCGACGACGCGTCCGGCCAGCATGACGCCGAAGGCGGGAGCGAGGGCGGAGAGGACGTTGCCCGCGATGAACAGGCCCATGAGCAGCATCAGCATCCGCTTGCGGGGGACGCGGGTGCCGAGGACGGTCATGAGGGGGGCGCCGAGTACGACGCCGAGGGCGTAGCCGGTGACGAGGAAGCCGGCGGTCGGGATGGTGACGCCGTAGTCGGTGGCGACCTCGGGAAGGAGGCCCATGATCACGAATTCGGTGGTGCCGATCCCGAAGGCGCCTATGGCGAGGGCGAGGAGAGCGAGAGGCATGAGGGGTGCTGCCTTCCGGGGAGGGGGTGGTGCGGTGGCGGCGCAAGGCCCGCTGCGGAGCCGCATACGATTGCGGGCGCCGCTTACGTGCGTCCACATTAATTGCAGACGCCGGTTAATTGCAAACGCGGGCTATTGCATCCGTCGCCTATCCTGGTGGAGTACCCAGCGGAACGCACCCGAGGAGAGGTCCATGACGGCCACCGACAGCGCACTCACCGCCCTTTCCCAGGGCTGGTGCGCCCTCTCCCTCCTGCACGGCCGCATCGAGACCCACATCGAGCGGGCACTCCAGGCGGCCCACGGGCTGAGCGTGCGCGAGTACTCGCTGCTGGACGTGCTCAGCCGCCAGCACGACGGACCGGGCGGCCACCTGCGGATGCACCAGGTCGCCGACTCCGTGGTGCTCAGCCAGAGCGCGACGACCCGGCTGGTCAGCAGGCTGGAGGAGCGCGGGCTGCTGAACCGCTACATCTGCGACACCGACCGGCGGGGCATCTACACCGACGTCAGCGAGGCGGGCCTGGCCCTCCTCGGCGAGGCGCGGCCGACGAACGACGCCGCCCTGCGCGAGGCACTGGACGCCGCGGCGGGGGTTCCCGCACTCGCCCCGCTGGTGGCGGCCGTCGAGAACACCCGCACGGCCGCCGTCGGCTGAACCCCCTGGGGCTACGGCTTCCCGCTGCCGCCCGGCGAGGGCCGGCCGACACCCGTGGGCGTCGGCGAGACGGAGGCCGGGGAGGTGGACGGCGGCGCGGGCCGCGACGGCGACGCCGAAGGCCTGCCCGCGGGTGCGGTCGGTGTCGCGCGCGGGGACGGCAGCCCGGTCGCGGGTGGCGTGGGCACGGGCGAAGGCTCCTCGCTGCGCTCGGGTGAGGGCGTCCGCGGGCTCGGCGTCGGCGAAGGGATCTCGGCGGGCGCCGCGGGCGGCACCGGCCTGACCGGCCCGTGCCCGGACCCGGGTCCCAGTACCAGGTACCCGGTCACCGCGGCCGCGGCGCCGGCCAGCCCGGCGGCCGACCAGGTCAGGCGCCGCAGCCAGACCGCGGCTACCGGCCCGCGCCGGGACGAGCCCGGCGGATCGGCGGGCCGCAAGTCCCGGACGGTGACCGTGTCCGCCCGCGCTCCCAGGGCCTCGCGCAACCGGTGTTCGACCGGGCGTTCGCCGTCGTGCGTCATACCCGTCCCTCCAGAATCCGTTCCAGCGCGTCCAGGCCGCGGCTCGCGTTCGACTTCACCGCGCCCCGGCTGATCCCGAGGGTGTCGGCTATCTCCGCCTCGCTGAGCTCCGCCCAGTACCGCAGCACCAGCACCTGCCGCCGGCGCGGGGTCAGCCGGCCCAGGGCGGCCAGTACCTCCCGGTGGGCCTCGTCGAGCACGACGGATGCCTCGGCGGAGGGCACGTCGGCCGTGACGGGCGGGATCCAGGCGCGTGCGGTCCGCCTGCGGCGCAGGACCGAGCGCGAGGTGTTGACCACCGCGGTACGCAGGTACCCCAGCGCGTTGTCCACGCCCTTGATCTGCTCTCCGTGCCGCCGGTACAGGGCGGTGAAGGCGTCCTGTACCACGTCCTCGGCCGTGGCCAGGTCGTCCACCAGCAGCACCGCCAGGCGGACCATGCCCAGCCGGTGCGCGTGGTAGAGGTCGGTGACGGTGGGCGGCGCCGGCGTGCCCGCGGACCCGGGGCGCTCGGACGGGTGCGGGTACGGGTAGGCGGGGGCGGCCGGCGCGTGGGCGTCGCGGCGCAGCAGGAACGACCACGAGCCCCTTCGCGCCCGGCCGAAGCCGGGCGCGAAGGGGCTCGTCGCCGGGGCGAGTGGCAGCACGGGGGTCCTCAGTTGCCGGCGCGGCGCCGCACCGTGTACAGGGCTCCGGCTCCGACGGCTATGAGCCCGGCGGCCCCGGCGCCCAGGGCCATGGTGGTCGAGGAGGAGCCGGTGTGCGCGAGTTCGGAGCCGGCCGGCGCTTCCGAGGGCCGGGCCGACGGCGCTGCGCTCGGGGTGCTGCTGCCCGGAGCGGCCGTCGGCGTGGCGCTGCCCGAGGGGGCCACGGTGGGCTTGCCGCTGCCGGCCGGCGCCGTGGGGACCGCACTGGCGGACGCACTCGGGGCAGCACTGGGGGTCGCGGTGCCCGCAGGCGGCAGGCTGGGAGCGGGCGCCGGCGTGGCGCTGGTCACCGCGTGCGCGGGTGCGGCGGACGGCGTTCCCGCTGCGGCGAGGGCCGGGCCGCCGAGTGCGAGCGCCACCCCGGCGGCGGCAGCGGTGACGAGCGCTGCCCGGCCGGCGGACGAGGTGGCGCGCTTGAGGTTCATCACGGTGGTTCTCCCACGGTCGTGCGGTCGGGACGAGGGCGCGGAACTACGCCCTACACCCCGCACGACGCGCGACCGTCCGCGAGGTTGCCGCTGTTCCGGAAAAAGTTTCACGCGACCGGGAGGGCGATCCGGTGGACCACTTCGAGGCCGAGGGGCACCGTGTGGCAGACGGCGATGATCAGGAACGTGCCGGGGTCGGACCTGCGGTGCATGCGAGGAGCATAGGGTTCGCCCGCGAAGGGCCCGTGCCGAGGTCCTGTCGTGCGGGGCGGTTCAGGCGACCTGCCGCAGTGCCTCCCCGAGCAGGGCGATCCCCTCCTCTACGTCGCCCACCGGGCCCGCCGCGTATCCGAGGACCAGGCCCGGCGCGCCCGGCGCGACGCGGTGCCAGGACAGCGGGTGCGCTTTGACGCCGAGGGCGAGCGCGGCCGAGGCGAGCGCGGTGTCCTCGAAGCCGGCGCCGTCGAAGGTGACCATCAGGTGCAGTCCGGCCGCCGCGCCGTGCACCCGGGAGCCGGGCAGCGCCGCCCCGATCGCCCGCAGCATGGCGTCCCGGCGGCGCCGGTGGCGGCGCCGGACGAAGCGCAGGTGGCGTTCCAGCTCGCCGGAGTCCATCAGCCGCGCCAGTACGAGCTGCGTGAGGACCGGGCTGCCGAGGTCGGCGTAGCGCTTGTGCGCCACCACGGCGTCCAGCAGCCGCGGCGGGACCAGCAGCCAGCCCAGCCGCAGGGCCGGGGCCAGCAGCTTGGAGACGCTCCCGGCGTAGCAGACCGCCTCCGGCAGCAGCGCCCGCAGGGCGGGTACGGGGGCGCGGTCGTAACGGTGCTCGGCGTCGTAGTCGTCCTCGATGACCACTCCCCCGCCGGCCGCCCAGGCCAGCAGCTCCCGGCGGCGTTCGCCGTCGAGCACCACCCCGGTGGGGAACTGGTGGGCGGGGGTGAGCAGCGCCGCGCCCGCTCCGCTGCCGACGAGGGCGCCGACGTCGATGCCGGCCGCGTCCACCGGTACCGGGACGGTCTCCAGCCGCCCGAACTCCAGTTGCCCCCGGGCCCCGAGGGAGCCGGGGTCCTCCACGGCCACGCGTCGTACGCCGCTCCCGCGCAGCACGGGAGCCAGCAGGGCCAGGGCCTGGGCGACGCCGGACACGACGACCACCTCGCCCGGGTCGGCGCGGATCCCGCGGTTGCGGGCGAGCCAGCCGGCGACCGCCTGCCTCAGCGCGGGCGTTCCCTGGGGGGCGCCGTAGCCGAAATCGGCCGGGGTGAGCCCGGCGAGTACCCGGCGTTCGGCCTGGAGCCAGGCCGTACGGGGGAACGCGGTCAGGTCCGGCACCCCCGGCGAGAGGTCGATGCGGCAGGGCACGGTGCGCAGCGCGTCGACGAGGGCGGTGCCGGGCCGGGGTGCGAAGGGGTCGGCGGACGCGGCCGGGCCCTCGTCGGGTGCGCGGGACGACGCGGGGACGGAGGCGGGCGCGGGGGCGGCGACGACGACCGTCCCGGCCCGGCCGCGGCCCGCGACCTGCCCGGCGTCCGCCAGGCGCTGGTAGACCTCGGTGACCAGGCCGCGCGAGACCCGCAGTTCGGCGGCCAGGACACGGCCCGCGGGGAGCCGGCTGCCGACGGGCAGGGTGCCGTCCGCGATGGCGGTGCGGATGCGGGAGGTCAGCCACTCGGTGCGGCCGCGGGGCGGCGCCTGGCCGATGTCGAGCAGCAGGAAATCCGACCCGGCGGTTTTGGACCCCTTGGAACGGC
This Streptomyces sp. NBC_00539 DNA region includes the following protein-coding sequences:
- a CDS encoding MFS transporter produces the protein MPLALLALAIGAFGIGTTEFVIMGLLPEVATDYGVTIPTAGFLVTGYALGVVLGAPLMTVLGTRVPRKRMLMLLMGLFIAGNVLSALAPAFGVMLAGRVVASLAHGAFFGIGSVVAAGLVAPEKKAGAIAMMFTGLTVANVVGVPLGTLVGQTLGWRVTFMIVAALGVLGLLGIAKLVPELPRPEGVRIRHEIAAFRNVQVLLAMAMTVLGFGGVFAAITYITPMMTDVAGFADTSVTWLLVLFGLGMVAGNLIGGRFADRALMPMLYVSLGALAVVLSVFTLTAHDKAAAAVTVVLIGALGFATVPPLQKRVLDQAAGAPTLASAVNIGAFNLGNALAAWLGGLVIAAGLGWTAPNWVGAALAASALVLALVSGALERRTGARAAASRVVTGAAPENAAVPAHH
- a CDS encoding MarR family winged helix-turn-helix transcriptional regulator, yielding MTATDSALTALSQGWCALSLLHGRIETHIERALQAAHGLSVREYSLLDVLSRQHDGPGGHLRMHQVADSVVLSQSATTRLVSRLEERGLLNRYICDTDRRGIYTDVSEAGLALLGEARPTNDAALREALDAAAGVPALAPLVAAVENTRTAAVG
- a CDS encoding RNA polymerase sigma factor, whose product is MLPLAPATSPFAPGFGRARRGSWSFLLRRDAHAPAAPAYPYPHPSERPGSAGTPAPPTVTDLYHAHRLGMVRLAVLLVDDLATAEDVVQDAFTALYRRHGEQIKGVDNALGYLRTAVVNTSRSVLRRRRTARAWIPPVTADVPSAEASVVLDEAHREVLAALGRLTPRRRQVLVLRYWAELSEAEIADTLGISRGAVKSNASRGLDALERILEGRV
- a CDS encoding LAETG motif-containing sortase-dependent surface protein: MNLKRATSSAGRAALVTAAAAGVALALGGPALAAAGTPSAAPAHAVTSATPAPAPSLPPAGTATPSAAPSASASAVPTAPAGSGKPTVAPSGSATPTAAPGSSTPSAAPSARPSEAPAGSELAHTGSSSTTMALGAGAAGLIAVGAGALYTVRRRAGN
- the pdxR gene encoding MocR-like pyridoxine biosynthesis transcription factor PdxR, encoding MSSAEEGRSKGSKTAGSDFLLLDIGQAPPRGRTEWLTSRIRTAIADGTLPVGSRLPAGRVLAAELRVSRGLVTEVYQRLADAGQVAGRGRAGTVVVAAPAPASVPASSRAPDEGPAASADPFAPRPGTALVDALRTVPCRIDLSPGVPDLTAFPRTAWLQAERRVLAGLTPADFGYGAPQGTPALRQAVAGWLARNRGIRADPGEVVVVSGVAQALALLAPVLRGSGVRRVAVEDPGSLGARGQLEFGRLETVPVPVDAAGIDVGALVGSGAGAALLTPAHQFPTGVVLDGERRRELLAWAAGGGVVIEDDYDAEHRYDRAPVPALRALLPEAVCYAGSVSKLLAPALRLGWLLVPPRLLDAVVAHKRYADLGSPVLTQLVLARLMDSGELERHLRFVRRRHRRRRDAMLRAIGAALPGSRVHGAAAGLHLMVTFDGAGFEDTALASAALALGVKAHPLSWHRVAPGAPGLVLGYAAGPVGDVEEGIALLGEALRQVA